One region of Dysidea avara chromosome 1, odDysAvar1.4, whole genome shotgun sequence genomic DNA includes:
- the LOC136266575 gene encoding E3 ubiquitin-protein ligase TRIM71-like codes for MLMKKRSRLEPVMKEQREVEYEEVERLCEEVTKLGGFLPLDPSKCEMTFPTAMTIMTKETSLMVTLRDVNGDIVDDKNSEVNVSVTTKTGEAIVVGPVKDVSGGNYTVSFTPRTPGDHMISIVIDGQHIPGSPHKISVVLRDYSKMREGHCQVMTHYGGSKFGKLLDVAIGVNNEVIIIDDTNKCVIVLDCNFALLAVIGQGSGDNRLIYPYGVAVSKDDIIAIGDCSSHQVKKYSLQGELLSIIGNNRGKKNGQFNFPRGLVFSSNKMLYVVDGWNHRVQVFQQDDKFEFTFGSKGSNPGQFQNPVRIAIDTDNRVLVSDLYGNHISLFSHTGSFISRITCDRPWAITVSPDGHIIASYGDRNKIGVWSPTHQMIEHFGKKGPQQGEFDTINGIAMNSSGSIYVVECHNKRLQVIS; via the exons ATGTTAATGAAGAAGAGATCAAGACTGGAACCAGTAATGAAGGAACAAAGAGAAGTTGAGTATGAAGAAGTGGAACGTCTTTGTGAGGAGGTGACCAAGTTGGGAGGATTTCTACCTCTGGACCCCAGCAAGTGTGAAATGACCTTCCCTACAGCAATGACAATAATGACCAAAGAGACGTCACTAATGGTAACACTTAGAGATGTCAATGGTGACATTGTTGATGATAAGAATAGTGAGGTAAATGTATCCGTGACCACCAAAACTGGAGAAGCCATAGTAGTGGGACCAGTCAAGGATGTTAGTGGTGGAAACTACACAGTATCCTTCACTCCCAGGACACCTGGAGATCACATGATATCAATTGTAATTGATGGACAACACATCCCAGGCAGTCCTCACAA GATATCAGTTGTACTGAGAGACTACAGCAAGATGAGAGAAGGACACTGCCAAGTGATGACTCATTATGGAGGGAGCAAGTTTGGTAAACTCCTTGATGTTGCTATAGGAGTTAATAATGAAGTCATCATTATTGATGATACTAACAAGTGTGTAATTGTGCTGGACTGTAACTTTGCCTTACTAGCAGTGATTGGACAAGGAAGTGGTGACAACAGATTAATCTATCCTTATGGTGTAGCAGTCAGTAAGGATGACATCATAGCTATTGGTGACTGTAGTAGTCATCAAGTGAAGAAGTATTCCCTACAAGGAGAACTCTTATCAATAATTGGTAACAATAGAGGGAAGAAGAATGGCCAGTTTAATTTTCCTAGGGGACTAGTCTTCAGTAGTAATAAAATGTTGTATGTTGTAGATGGGTGGAATCACAGGGTCCAGGTATTCCAACAAGATGATAAATTTGAATTTACATTTGGCAGTAAAGGGTCCAACCCTGGACAATTTCAGAATCCTGTTAGAATAGCAATTGATACTGACAATAGAGTATTAGTTAGTGACCTTTATGGTAATCATATTAGTCTCTTCAGTCATACTGGCAGTTTTATTAGTAGGATAACATGTGATAGACCATGGGCCATTACTGTTAGCCCTGATGGTCACATCATAGCTAGTTATGGTGATAGGAATAAAATTGGTGTATGGAGCCCCACCCATCAAATGATAGAACATTTTGGAAAGAAGGGACCTCAACAAGGAGAATTTGATACTATCAATGGTATAGCCATGAACAGTAGTGGGAGTATTTATGTTGTGGAGTGTCACAACAAGAGACTACAAGTTATCAGTTAA